From the genome of Canis lupus familiaris isolate Mischka breed German Shepherd chromosome 8, alternate assembly UU_Cfam_GSD_1.0, whole genome shotgun sequence, one region includes:
- the NKX2-1 gene encoding thyroid transcription factor 1, with protein sequence MSMSPKHTTPFSVSDILSPLEESYKKVGMEGGGLGAPLAAYRQGQAAPPAAAMQQHAVGHHGAVTAAYHMTAAGVPQLSHSAVGGYCNGNLGNMSELPPYQDTMRNSASGPGWYGANPDPRFPAISRFMGPASGMNMSGMGGLGSLGDVSKNMAPLPSAPRRKRRVLFSQAQVYELERRFKQQKYLSAPEREHLASMIHLTPTQVKIWFQNHRYKMKRQAKDKAAQQQLQQDSGGGGGGGGAGCPQQQQAQQQSPRRVAVPVLVKDGKPCQAGAPAPGAGSLQGHAQQQAQQQAQAAQAAAAAISVGSGGPGLGAHPGHQPGSAGQSPDLAHHAASPAALQGQVSSLSHLNSSGSDYGTMSCSTLLYGRTW encoded by the exons ATGTCGATGAGTCCAAAGCACACGACTCCGTTCTCAGTGTCTGACATCTTGAGTCCCCTGGAGGAAAGCTACAAGAAAGTGGGCATGGAGGGCGGCGGCCTCGGGGCTCCGCTGGCGGCGTACAGGCAGGGCCAGGCGGCTCCGCCGGCCGCGGCCATGCAGCAGCACGCCGTGGGGCACCACGGCGCCGTCACCGCCGCCTACCACATGACGGCGGCGGGGGTGCCCCAGCTCTCGCACTCCGCCGTGGGGGGCTACTGCAACGGCAACCTGGGCAACATGAGCGAGCTGCCGCCCTACCAGGACACCATGCGGAACAGCGCCTCGGGCCCCGGATGGTACGGCGCCAACCCAGACCCGCGCTTCCCCGCCA TCTCCCGCTTCATGGGCCCGGCGAGCGGCATGAACATGAGCGGCATGGGCGGCCTGGGCTCGCTGGGGGACGTGAGCAAGAACATGGCCCCGCTGCCAAGCGCACCGCGCCGGAAGCGCCGGGTGCTCTTCTCCCAGGCGCAGGTGTACGAGCTGGAGCGACGCTTCAAGCAACAGAAGTACCTGTCGGCGCCGGAGCGGGAGCACCTGGCCAGCATGATCCACCTGACGCCCACGCAGGTCAAAATCTGGTTCCAGAACCACCGCTACAAGATGAAGCGCCAAGCCAAGGACAAGGCGGCGCAGCAGCAACTGCAGCAGgacagcggcggcggcggcggcggcgggggcgccgggtgcccgcagcagcagcaggcgCAGCAGCAGTCGCCGCGCCGCGTGGCCGTGCCGGTGCTGGTGAAAGACGGCAAACCCTGCCAGGCGGGCGCCCCCGCGCCGGGGGCCGGCAGCCTTCAAGGCCACGCGCAGCAGCAGGCGCAGCAGCAGGCGCAGGCTGCCCAGGCGGCCGCCGCGGCTATCTCGGTGGGCAGCGGGGGCCCCGGCCTGGGGGCACACCCGGGCCACCAGCCGGGCAGCGCGGGCCAGTCTCCGGACCTGGCGCACCACGCCGCCAGCCCCGCGGCGCTCCAGGGCCAGGTCTCCAGCCTGTCCCACCTGAACTCCTCGGGCTCGGACTATGGCACCATGTCCTGCTCCACCTTGCTATATGGTCGGACCTGGTGA